One window of Streptomyces sp. NBC_00273 genomic DNA carries:
- the katG gene encoding catalase/peroxidase HPI: MSGSDSENPVIPAPTTTPTRPRSNRDWWPNQLDLQVLHQNSPLANPMGDDFNYAEELSTLDLDALKQDVFDVMTASQDWWPADYGHYGPLFIRMSWHSAGTYRIADGRGGGGAGAQRFAPLNSWPDNASLDKARRLLWPVKQKYGRKISWADLLVFAGNCAMESMGFKTFGFGFGREDIWEPEEIFWGPEDTWLGDERYSGDRELSGPFGAVQMGLIYVNPEGPNGNPNPVAAARDIRETFARMAMNDEETVALIVGGHTFGKCHGAVGADYIGPEPEACPIEQQGIGWKNTYGTGSGADALTSGLEGAWTTEPTKWDNGYLDNLFRYEWELTTSPAGAQQWTPKDPAAQGTVPDAHDPSKRHAPMMLTTDLALRMDPVYAPIAKRFHENPDQLADAFAKAWYKLLHRDMGPVSRYLGPWVPEPQLWQDPVPAVDHELVVDEDVAALKRTVLASGLSLPQLVTTAWAAASSFRGTDMRGGANGARIRLAPQKDWEANDLPEVTEVVRKLEEIRQDFNRAQGGGKKVSLADLIVLGGCTAVEQGAKNAGYDIEVPFAPGRTDASQEQTDVESFAVLEPAADGFRNYLRAGEKLSPEALLLDRASMLNLTAPEMTVLVGGMRAMNTGFRQARHGVFTDRPEALTNDFFVNLLDMGTQWKASESAENVFEGRDHATGKVRWTATAVDLVFGSHAQLRALSEVYASKDAGEKFVRDFVSAWDKVMNLDRFDLA; this comes from the coding sequence GTGTCCGGCAGCGACAGCGAGAACCCAGTAATCCCTGCCCCGACCACCACGCCGACCCGCCCCAGGTCGAATCGGGACTGGTGGCCGAACCAGTTGGACCTTCAGGTTCTGCACCAGAATTCGCCCCTGGCCAATCCGATGGGTGACGATTTCAACTACGCGGAAGAACTCTCCACCCTGGACCTCGACGCCCTGAAGCAGGACGTCTTCGACGTGATGACGGCGTCGCAGGACTGGTGGCCCGCGGACTACGGCCACTACGGCCCGCTCTTCATCCGGATGAGCTGGCATTCCGCCGGAACGTACCGCATCGCCGACGGCCGGGGCGGCGGCGGGGCCGGCGCCCAGCGGTTCGCGCCTCTCAACAGCTGGCCCGACAATGCGAGCCTCGACAAGGCGCGCCGTCTGCTCTGGCCGGTCAAGCAGAAATACGGTCGGAAGATCTCATGGGCCGACCTCTTGGTGTTCGCCGGCAACTGCGCCATGGAATCGATGGGCTTCAAGACGTTCGGCTTCGGCTTCGGACGGGAGGACATCTGGGAACCCGAGGAAATCTTCTGGGGGCCCGAGGACACCTGGCTCGGCGATGAGCGCTACAGCGGCGACAGGGAACTCTCCGGCCCCTTCGGCGCCGTGCAGATGGGCCTGATCTACGTCAATCCGGAAGGACCCAACGGAAACCCGAACCCGGTCGCCGCCGCCCGGGACATTCGCGAGACGTTCGCGCGCATGGCCATGAACGACGAGGAAACGGTCGCGCTCATCGTCGGCGGCCACACGTTCGGCAAGTGCCACGGTGCGGTCGGCGCCGACTACATCGGGCCCGAGCCCGAGGCCTGCCCGATCGAGCAGCAGGGCATCGGCTGGAAGAACACCTACGGCACCGGCAGCGGCGCCGACGCGCTCACCAGCGGGCTGGAGGGCGCATGGACCACCGAGCCGACCAAGTGGGACAACGGGTACCTGGACAACCTGTTCCGGTACGAGTGGGAACTGACCACGAGCCCGGCCGGTGCCCAGCAGTGGACCCCCAAGGACCCCGCGGCCCAGGGCACGGTGCCGGACGCCCATGATCCGTCGAAGAGGCACGCGCCGATGATGCTGACGACGGACCTCGCGCTGCGGATGGACCCGGTCTACGCACCGATCGCGAAGCGCTTCCACGAGAACCCGGACCAGCTCGCCGACGCGTTCGCCAAGGCCTGGTACAAGCTGCTGCACCGCGACATGGGTCCGGTCTCGCGCTACCTCGGCCCGTGGGTCCCCGAACCGCAGCTGTGGCAGGACCCCGTACCCGCGGTCGATCACGAGCTGGTCGTCGACGAGGACGTCGCCGCCCTCAAGCGCACGGTCCTCGCCTCGGGGCTGTCCCTTCCCCAGCTGGTCACCACCGCCTGGGCGGCGGCGTCGAGCTTCCGCGGCACCGACATGCGGGGCGGGGCCAACGGGGCCCGGATCCGGCTGGCGCCGCAGAAGGACTGGGAGGCCAACGACCTGCCCGAGGTCACCGAGGTGGTGCGGAAGCTGGAGGAGATCCGGCAGGACTTCAACCGGGCGCAGGGCGGCGGGAAGAAGGTCTCGCTCGCCGACCTGATCGTGCTGGGCGGCTGCACGGCCGTCGAGCAGGGCGCGAAGAACGCCGGGTACGACATCGAGGTGCCGTTCGCACCGGGGCGCACGGATGCCTCGCAGGAGCAGACCGACGTGGAGTCCTTCGCCGTCCTCGAACCGGCGGCGGACGGCTTCCGGAACTACCTGCGGGCGGGCGAGAAGCTGTCGCCGGAGGCGCTCCTGCTGGACCGTGCCAGCATGCTGAACCTGACCGCTCCCGAGATGACCGTGCTCGTCGGCGGCATGCGGGCCATGAACACCGGGTTCCGGCAGGCCCGGCACGGCGTGTTCACGGACCGCCCGGAGGCGCTGACCAACGACTTCTTCGTCAACCTGCTCGACATGGGTACGCAGTGGAAGGCGTCGGAGTCGGCGGAGAACGTGTTCGAGGGCCGGGACCACGCCACGGGCAAGGTCAGGTGGACGGCGACCGCGGTGGACCTCGTCTTCGGTTCGCACGCCCAGCTGCGGGCCCTCTCGGAGGTCTACGCGTCGAAGGACGCGGGAGAGAAGTTCGTCCGTGACTTCGTCTCCGCCTGGGACAAGGTGATGAACCTCGACCGGTTCGACCTCGCGTAG
- a CDS encoding thiamine pyrophosphate-dependent enzyme: MARTVAHVIVDALEELGVQHVFGVVGDALNPLTDAIRTSAGLHWVGCRHEEAAAFAASAQSQLSGTLGVCMGTVGPGSVHLLNGLYDAAKSRTPVLAICGQVPLAEIGSDYFQEVDNDLLFRDVAVHRATVTSPDQMPRLLESAVRAAVTRGGVAVLTVSGDLGDQELSDDRPTRFALDRAVTRPDDPALERAAELLNEASRVTLLVGQGAREARTEVLRTAELLAAPMVLTLKAKEGFEDDNAFQVGQTGLIGNPAASHALDSGDVLLMLGTDFPYREWYPKDAKVIQVDSREDHLGRRTPVDVGLAGDVGATLRALLPLLKAASDRAHLDAARERFVRWQEGQQRLADPAHEHRWTGKLRAALDNREHAVRPETLAAAVDAYADDDAVFTSDTGMATVWLSRFVTMRGDRRLIGSYNLGSMANAMPQALGAQLWAPDRQIVALCGDGGLSMLLGDLMTIKTYRLPVKLVVFDNRRLGMVKLEQEQAGLPEFGTELDNPDFAAVATALGLTGIRVTDPAELHEGVRRAFETPGPVLLDVLTNPEEVAVPGKPTVAQGWGFAVAKAKELLPGREG; this comes from the coding sequence GTGGCACGTACCGTCGCCCACGTCATCGTCGACGCACTCGAGGAACTCGGCGTCCAGCACGTCTTCGGCGTCGTCGGAGACGCCTTGAACCCGCTGACCGACGCCATCCGCACATCCGCCGGCCTGCACTGGGTCGGCTGCCGGCACGAGGAGGCCGCGGCCTTCGCCGCCTCGGCGCAGTCCCAGCTCTCCGGGACCCTCGGGGTGTGCATGGGCACGGTCGGACCCGGCTCCGTGCACTTGCTCAACGGCCTCTACGACGCCGCGAAGAGCCGTACGCCCGTCCTGGCCATCTGCGGCCAGGTACCCCTCGCCGAGATCGGCAGCGACTACTTCCAGGAGGTCGACAACGACCTGCTCTTCCGCGACGTCGCCGTCCACCGGGCCACCGTCACCTCCCCGGACCAGATGCCGCGCCTGCTCGAATCGGCCGTGCGCGCCGCCGTGACCCGGGGCGGAGTGGCCGTCCTGACCGTCTCCGGCGACCTGGGCGATCAGGAGTTGAGCGACGACAGGCCCACGCGGTTCGCCCTCGACCGGGCCGTCACCCGGCCCGACGACCCGGCCCTCGAACGGGCCGCCGAGCTGCTGAACGAAGCGTCCCGGGTGACCCTCCTCGTCGGCCAGGGCGCCCGCGAGGCCCGTACCGAGGTCCTGCGGACCGCCGAGCTGCTGGCGGCGCCCATGGTGCTCACGCTGAAGGCGAAGGAGGGCTTCGAGGACGACAACGCGTTCCAAGTGGGCCAGACCGGCCTCATCGGGAACCCCGCCGCCTCCCACGCGCTCGACAGCGGGGACGTGCTCTTGATGCTGGGGACCGACTTCCCCTACCGGGAGTGGTATCCGAAGGACGCCAAGGTGATCCAGGTCGACTCCCGCGAGGACCACCTGGGCCGCCGCACCCCCGTGGACGTGGGCCTGGCCGGTGACGTCGGCGCCACGCTACGGGCCCTGCTCCCGCTGTTGAAGGCGGCCTCGGACCGGGCGCACCTCGACGCCGCCCGCGAGCGTTTCGTCCGCTGGCAGGAGGGACAGCAGCGGCTGGCCGACCCCGCGCACGAGCACCGCTGGACCGGGAAGCTGCGGGCCGCCCTGGACAACCGCGAGCACGCCGTCCGCCCGGAGACGTTGGCCGCAGCGGTGGACGCCTATGCCGACGACGACGCCGTCTTCACCTCCGACACCGGTATGGCCACCGTCTGGCTCTCCCGCTTCGTCACGATGCGCGGCGACCGCCGCCTGATCGGCTCCTACAACCTCGGCTCGATGGCCAACGCCATGCCCCAGGCCCTCGGCGCCCAGCTGTGGGCGCCCGACCGGCAGATCGTCGCGCTCTGCGGGGACGGTGGGCTGAGCATGCTGCTCGGCGACCTCATGACCATCAAGACGTACCGGCTGCCGGTGAAGCTCGTCGTCTTCGACAACCGCCGCCTGGGCATGGTCAAGCTGGAACAGGAGCAGGCGGGCCTGCCCGAATTCGGAACGGAACTCGACAACCCCGATTTCGCTGCGGTTGCCACGGCCCTCGGCCTGACGGGGATCCGGGTGACCGACCCGGCCGAGCTCCACGAGGGCGTGCGCAGGGCCTTCGAGACGCCGGGGCCGGTCCTCCTGGACGTGCTCACCAATCCGGAGGAAGTGGCAGTGCCCGGCAAACCGACGGTGGCCCAGGGCTGGGGTTTCGCCGTGGCCAAGGCCAAGGAGCTGCTGCCGGGACGCGAGGGCTGA
- a CDS encoding SixA phosphatase family protein: MSPGAAPHATSSSSDSASPCRLLLVRHAKAVPKHVAEDFERSLSDRGRAEAAETGRWLAASGFAFHLVLCSPARRTRETWELIAPALPDVPPAVYDDEVYDAAPDALATVLAERGAGLSHVMLVGHNTGIHELATSLCGSGPPELLERLREELPTSGVVVVDLPGGWEDLTPGDGRSGHLTAFWAPAHQDPPEE; the protein is encoded by the coding sequence ATGTCCCCCGGTGCCGCGCCACACGCGACGTCCTCGTCCTCCGACTCGGCGTCCCCCTGCCGATTGCTGCTGGTCCGCCACGCGAAGGCCGTGCCCAAGCACGTGGCCGAGGACTTCGAACGCTCCCTGAGCGACCGCGGACGAGCTGAAGCGGCCGAGACGGGCCGTTGGCTTGCCGCATCGGGCTTCGCGTTCCATCTGGTGTTGTGTTCCCCGGCCCGAAGGACGCGGGAGACGTGGGAGCTGATCGCCCCTGCCCTGCCGGACGTGCCGCCCGCCGTCTACGACGACGAGGTCTACGATGCGGCCCCGGACGCCTTGGCCACCGTACTGGCGGAGCGGGGAGCGGGGCTGAGCCACGTGATGCTGGTCGGCCACAACACGGGCATCCACGAGCTGGCCACGTCGCTGTGCGGGAGCGGCCCGCCGGAGCTGCTGGAACGGCTCAGGGAGGAGCTCCCGACGTCGGGTGTCGTGGTGGTGGACCTTCCAGGCGGGTGGGAGGACCTGACCCCGGGCGACGGCCGCAGTGGTCACCTGACTGCCTTCTGGGCACCCGCCCACCAGGATCCGCCTGAGGAATGA
- a CDS encoding tryptophan 2,3-dioxygenase family protein, producing the protein MNPECAEADRWAAIGRLDGDGGAPDGIHLARTVTQEVRRTGKHFLPQPLLLRLSEIRSHRAADRPPHLQAFLDCMLDKHEGRYWNRTYLSLPLLELLLGETGEAPDPNRMATLLISDVIRFEIQAETTAREPQESEESRESRESRESVDRDPPDPVTLRKRLHHALRFVAHDLDGPDADALISGAAHVPWSRWADIAELLPRPTATEAGHWFDMTVQPGYVLHDEYLFIRALQAHEMIFMAIAADVRAAIEALRAGRLDAAADHVDRAAGHFDRASALFRMVATMRPGHFSAFRQFTQGASAVQSEQYKRFEILCGLPTTSRLQSAAFTGVPSVRGEAEGDAHDTVVGAYLDLRRSARFDEAEWNRFRNALGGLEERHQRWKSTHRSLAARMLGGAHGSGCTAGVPHLAGCVGM; encoded by the coding sequence ATGAACCCGGAATGCGCAGAGGCGGACCGTTGGGCGGCCATCGGACGCCTGGACGGGGACGGCGGAGCACCGGACGGAATCCACCTGGCGCGTACCGTCACGCAAGAGGTGCGCCGGACCGGGAAGCACTTCCTGCCGCAGCCCCTGCTGCTTCGGCTCAGCGAGATCCGGAGCCACCGCGCGGCGGACCGCCCGCCCCACCTCCAGGCGTTCCTCGACTGCATGCTCGACAAGCACGAGGGGCGTTACTGGAACCGGACCTACCTTTCCCTTCCGCTGCTGGAGCTTCTCCTGGGCGAAACGGGGGAGGCGCCGGACCCGAACCGCATGGCCACGCTGCTCATATCCGACGTCATACGCTTCGAGATCCAGGCGGAGACCACGGCGCGGGAACCGCAGGAATCTGAGGAATCGCGGGAATCGCGGGAATCGCGGGAATCCGTGGACCGGGACCCGCCGGACCCGGTGACCCTGCGCAAGCGGCTGCACCACGCGCTGCGCTTCGTGGCGCACGACCTCGACGGTCCGGACGCCGATGCCCTGATCTCAGGGGCGGCCCACGTCCCGTGGTCCCGCTGGGCGGACATCGCCGAACTCCTGCCCCGGCCCACGGCCACCGAGGCCGGCCACTGGTTCGACATGACGGTTCAGCCCGGGTACGTGCTGCACGACGAGTACCTCTTCATCCGGGCGCTCCAGGCCCATGAAATGATCTTCATGGCGATCGCGGCGGACGTGCGGGCGGCGATCGAGGCGCTGCGCGCGGGCCGGCTGGACGCGGCGGCGGACCATGTGGACCGTGCGGCCGGTCACTTCGACCGGGCCTCGGCGCTGTTCCGGATGGTCGCCACCATGCGCCCCGGACACTTCTCCGCGTTCCGGCAGTTCACCCAGGGCGCCAGCGCCGTCCAGTCCGAACAGTACAAGCGCTTCGAGATCTTGTGCGGCCTGCCGACCACGTCGCGGCTGCAGTCGGCAGCCTTCACCGGCGTCCCCTCCGTACGGGGCGAGGCCGAGGGCGACGCCCACGACACGGTCGTCGGGGCCTACCTCGACCTGCGCCGCTCGGCCCGCTTCGACGAGGCCGAGTGGAACCGCTTCCGCAACGCGCTCGGCGGGCTGGAGGAGCGGCACCAGCGCTGGAAGTCCACCCACCGGAGCCTCGCCGCACGCATGCTCGGCGGGGCGCACGGATCGGGCTGCACCGCGGGTGTCCCCCACCTGGCTGGCTGCGTAGGTATGTGA
- a CDS encoding DUF6480 family protein, translated as MFACAPDPGPCNTPRPYGGGVLPGETPPGESSAGSGPARANEDGHAVVHLVPQWR; from the coding sequence ATGTTCGCATGTGCTCCGGACCCGGGACCATGCAACACGCCTCGACCGTACGGCGGCGGCGTACTCCCGGGCGAGACTCCGCCGGGCGAGTCGAGCGCCGGCTCCGGGCCCGCGCGGGCTAACGAGGACGGGCACGCGGTCGTGCACCTCGTCCCGCAGTGGAGGTGA
- a CDS encoding barstar family protein: protein MIPSVHEEEDHRGRTRYTLTETEHGRAWGVCSVAEGLFGEPQRGIYELFGWVPQAEMGGWVGNRLWLVPDDEALDPWLLEDAESPGRPRGTDSLVLTGLDDYEGPPEGHSGRVRVHDGRRWLGSCREFVRVLPHEQPAPPLVLRGLAEADLLRAALAKGTRRALDLEQAALEVRDDRGELLTERLLWARVNAWRPSSYGTDLIDLELDGGLFTPVPEHARPIWERWLVGPPDTAAAWAGLDTRRRWAWHDLVRERAAYRAPRDRPSGHAYELDGRHVTDEPGLYLALGEAVNGPGGYFGGCLSALDDCLGGTFGYTAPATLLWQDAATAREHLSQTLSPDGQPYDLFGVVLDLLAEGGMHVTLA, encoded by the coding sequence ATGATTCCCAGCGTGCATGAGGAAGAAGACCATCGCGGGCGAACGCGGTACACGCTGACCGAGACGGAGCACGGGCGCGCCTGGGGCGTCTGCTCCGTGGCGGAAGGGCTGTTCGGAGAGCCTCAGCGCGGGATCTACGAACTGTTCGGCTGGGTTCCACAAGCAGAGATGGGCGGCTGGGTCGGCAACCGACTGTGGCTGGTGCCGGACGATGAGGCGCTCGACCCCTGGTTGCTGGAGGACGCGGAAAGCCCTGGGCGGCCCCGTGGGACGGACAGTCTCGTGCTCACCGGCCTGGATGACTACGAAGGTCCGCCCGAGGGACACAGCGGCCGCGTTCGAGTGCATGACGGGCGCCGATGGCTGGGCTCCTGCCGGGAGTTCGTCCGTGTCCTGCCGCACGAGCAGCCGGCACCCCCGCTCGTCCTGCGTGGGCTCGCCGAGGCCGATCTGCTGCGAGCGGCACTGGCGAAGGGCACCCGGCGAGCCCTGGACCTGGAGCAGGCCGCCCTTGAGGTACGAGACGATCGAGGTGAGCTGCTCACCGAACGCCTGCTCTGGGCCAGGGTCAATGCTTGGCGCCCCTCTTCGTACGGGACGGATCTGATCGATCTGGAGCTCGACGGAGGGCTCTTCACGCCCGTTCCCGAACACGCCCGGCCCATCTGGGAGCGGTGGCTCGTCGGGCCGCCCGACACGGCAGCTGCCTGGGCCGGTCTTGATACCCGGCGCCGCTGGGCCTGGCACGATCTCGTCCGAGAACGAGCCGCCTACCGTGCCCCCCGTGACCGGCCGTCCGGTCACGCCTACGAACTCGATGGTCGGCACGTCACCGATGAACCGGGCCTCTACCTGGCGCTCGGCGAGGCGGTGAACGGGCCGGGTGGCTACTTCGGCGGCTGCCTTTCCGCCCTCGACGACTGCCTGGGTGGCACCTTCGGCTACACCGCCCCCGCAACTCTGCTCTGGCAGGACGCTGCAACCGCACGCGAGCACTTGTCCCAGACCCTGTCACCGGACGGCCAGCCCTACGACCTGTTCGGTGTGGTCCTCGATCTCCTGGCCGAGGGCGGCATGCACGTCACCCTGGCGTGA
- a CDS encoding FMN-binding glutamate synthase family protein yields the protein MLKVLTLILPGAAAVLAAVAAVLLSSWWWAVAVPLLLLVLVASYDLSQRRHSLLRNYPVLGHLRFALEALRPEIQQYFIERNIDGSPFDRDTRSIVYERAKGTDAEEPFGTERDLHRPGSEYLTPSMAPHPVRADPPRVRVGGPDCTEPYDMALLNVSAMSFGSLSANAVLALNTGAQLGGFAHDTGEGGVSAYHLRPGGDLVWEIGTGYFGCRTDDGGFDERQFAEKAAHPQVRCVSLKISQGAKPGIGGVLPGAKVNAEIAWVRGVPQGETVVSPPFHRVYSTPRELVRFLARMRELAGGKPVGFKLCVGSRREFLAVCKAMREADVTPDFIVVDGAEGGTGAAPLEFADHVGLPLGDGLMTVHNALVGSGLRDRIRIGASGKVATGSDLVKRLVQGADYTNSARAMMFAIGCIQAQRCHTNTCPVGVATQDERRARALDVDDKAQRVRRYQEATVKSALQIMAAMGVDDARGLRPHMLLQRVDPHAVRSYAELYAWLAPGELLASPPESWAADWKAADPGRFTHFTRRTGR from the coding sequence ATGCTGAAGGTACTCACCCTGATCCTGCCCGGCGCCGCAGCGGTGCTCGCCGCGGTCGCCGCCGTCCTCCTCTCGTCCTGGTGGTGGGCCGTGGCCGTTCCGTTGCTGCTGCTCGTCCTCGTCGCCTCGTACGACCTCTCGCAACGCCGCCATTCCCTCCTGCGGAACTACCCCGTGCTCGGTCACCTGCGGTTCGCCCTGGAGGCGCTGCGGCCGGAGATCCAGCAGTACTTCATCGAGCGGAACATCGACGGAAGCCCCTTCGACCGGGACACCCGCAGCATCGTCTACGAGCGGGCCAAGGGCACTGACGCGGAGGAGCCGTTCGGCACCGAGCGAGATCTCCACCGCCCGGGCAGCGAATACCTCACCCCGTCCATGGCCCCGCACCCGGTACGGGCGGATCCGCCCCGGGTCCGGGTCGGTGGACCCGACTGCACCGAGCCGTACGACATGGCCCTGCTCAACGTTTCGGCGATGAGTTTCGGCTCCCTGTCCGCCAACGCCGTCCTCGCCCTCAACACCGGTGCACAGCTCGGCGGTTTCGCCCACGACACCGGCGAAGGCGGCGTGTCCGCGTATCACCTGCGCCCTGGCGGAGACCTCGTGTGGGAGATCGGCACCGGATACTTCGGGTGCCGTACCGACGACGGGGGCTTCGACGAGCGGCAGTTCGCCGAAAAAGCAGCACACCCACAGGTCAGGTGCGTGTCGCTGAAGATCAGTCAGGGTGCCAAGCCGGGCATCGGCGGAGTCCTGCCCGGTGCCAAGGTGAATGCGGAGATCGCGTGGGTGCGCGGTGTGCCGCAGGGGGAGACCGTCGTCTCGCCGCCGTTCCACCGCGTGTACTCCACCCCGCGCGAGCTGGTGCGCTTCCTGGCCCGCATGCGGGAGCTCGCCGGCGGCAAGCCCGTGGGGTTCAAGCTGTGCGTCGGCTCGCGCCGAGAGTTCCTCGCCGTGTGCAAGGCCATGCGGGAGGCGGACGTCACCCCCGACTTCATCGTCGTCGACGGGGCGGAGGGCGGCACGGGCGCGGCGCCCCTGGAGTTTGCCGACCACGTGGGCCTGCCGCTCGGCGACGGCCTGATGACCGTCCACAACGCCCTCGTCGGTTCCGGGCTGCGCGACCGCATCCGGATCGGAGCCTCCGGAAAGGTCGCCACCGGCAGTGACCTCGTCAAACGCCTGGTCCAAGGCGCCGACTACACCAACTCGGCCCGCGCCATGATGTTCGCGATCGGCTGCATCCAGGCCCAGCGCTGCCATACCAACACGTGCCCCGTCGGGGTCGCCACCCAGGACGAGCGGCGCGCCCGGGCCCTGGACGTCGATGACAAGGCGCAGCGCGTACGGCGCTACCAGGAGGCGACCGTCAAGAGCGCACTGCAGATCATGGCGGCCATGGGCGTCGACGACGCGCGCGGGCTGCGCCCCCACATGCTGCTCCAGCGGGTGGACCCGCACGCCGTCCGCTCGTACGCCGAGCTCTACGCCTGGCTCGCCCCCGGAGAACTGCTCGCATCGCCGCCCGAAAGCTGGGCAGCCGACTGGAAGGCGGCCGACCCCGGCCGCTTCACCCACTTCACCCGCCGAACCGGCCGCTGA
- a CDS encoding Fur family transcriptional regulator, with protein MSDLLERLRGRGWRMTSQRRVVVEVLDGDHVHLTADEVHARAAQRLPEIARATVYNTLGELVAMGEVVEVSVQGRVKRFDPNAHHAHQHLVCTGCGTIRDVHAAGTPAELPPEERFGFTVSAVEVTYRGLCPSCASGTARA; from the coding sequence ATGAGTGACCTGCTGGAGCGACTTCGGGGGCGCGGCTGGCGGATGACGTCCCAGCGGCGTGTCGTCGTGGAGGTCCTCGACGGAGATCACGTGCACCTCACGGCGGACGAGGTGCACGCCCGCGCGGCGCAGCGGCTGCCCGAGATCGCCCGGGCGACCGTCTACAACACCCTGGGCGAGCTGGTCGCGATGGGGGAGGTGGTGGAGGTCTCCGTACAGGGCCGGGTCAAGCGCTTCGACCCCAACGCGCACCACGCGCACCAGCACTTGGTGTGCACGGGCTGCGGCACCATCCGCGACGTGCATGCGGCCGGCACGCCGGCCGAGCTGCCGCCGGAGGAGCGGTTCGGCTTCACCGTGTCCGCGGTCGAGGTCACCTACCGCGGGTTGTGTCCTTCCTGCGCCTCAGGGACGGCTCGGGCGTGA
- a CDS encoding PRC-barrel domain-containing protein, with protein sequence MTEHVWSYKSTSGHLAGTDLTGYEVEAVDGSIGKVDKHSDEVGDAYLVVDTGVWIFGKEVLLPASTVIAVDPEERTIHVERTKEQIKGSPEFHRDEHLGDAGYREQLALYYGPAGPFGGPFV encoded by the coding sequence GTGACCGAACATGTGTGGAGTTACAAGTCGACGTCGGGCCACCTGGCCGGGACCGATCTCACCGGCTACGAGGTCGAGGCGGTCGACGGAAGCATCGGCAAGGTCGACAAGCACTCCGACGAGGTCGGTGACGCCTACCTGGTCGTCGATACAGGGGTGTGGATCTTCGGCAAGGAAGTGCTCCTCCCGGCCAGCACCGTGATCGCCGTCGACCCGGAGGAACGGACGATCCACGTGGAGCGCACCAAGGAACAGATCAAGGGCTCCCCGGAGTTCCACCGGGACGAGCACCTCGGTGACGCGGGCTACCGCGAGCAGCTGGCCCTCTACTACGGCCCCGCCGGCCCGTTCGGCGGCCCGTTCGTCTGA
- a CDS encoding NAD-dependent protein deacetylase, with protein MRTRPTLSWTPAEDLPPGTTDPEPVAAALRTGGVLVLSGAGLSTESGIPDYRGEGGSLRRHTPMTYQEFTTSTLARRRYWARSHLGWRTFGRARPNAGHRAVAAFGRHGLLSAVITQNVDGLHQAAGSKDVVELHGSLNRVLCLSCGASSMRRELARRLEEANAGFEPVAARLNPDGDADLTDEQVGGFTVMPCSECGGILKPDVVFFGETVPPRRVERCRELVDAATSLLVLGSSLTVMSGLRFVRQAAQTGKPVLIVNRDPTRGDRHAATRVALPLGATLASLADGLDIPVDDRTAD; from the coding sequence ATGCGTACGCGCCCCACTCTGAGCTGGACCCCCGCCGAGGACCTGCCGCCGGGCACCACGGATCCGGAGCCGGTCGCCGCCGCGCTGAGGACCGGCGGTGTGCTGGTACTGAGCGGGGCGGGCCTTTCCACCGAGTCGGGCATCCCCGACTACCGGGGCGAGGGCGGAAGCCTGCGCCGGCACACCCCGATGACCTACCAGGAATTCACCACGAGCACCCTCGCCCGGCGCCGCTACTGGGCACGCAGTCACCTGGGCTGGCGCACCTTCGGCCGTGCCCGGCCCAATGCCGGGCACCGGGCCGTGGCCGCGTTCGGGCGGCACGGCCTGCTCTCGGCGGTGATCACCCAGAACGTCGACGGCCTGCACCAGGCCGCCGGCAGCAAGGACGTGGTGGAACTCCACGGAAGTCTGAACCGGGTCCTCTGCCTTTCCTGCGGCGCCTCCAGCATGCGCCGTGAGCTCGCCCGGCGGCTGGAAGAGGCCAATGCGGGCTTCGAGCCCGTGGCCGCCCGACTGAATCCGGACGGTGACGCCGACCTCACCGACGAACAGGTCGGAGGCTTCACCGTCATGCCCTGCTCGGAGTGCGGCGGCATCCTCAAACCGGACGTGGTGTTCTTCGGCGAGACCGTTCCCCCGCGCCGGGTCGAGCGCTGCCGCGAACTGGTCGATGCGGCGACTTCACTCCTGGTCCTGGGGTCCTCACTGACGGTGATGTCCGGCCTCCGGTTCGTCCGCCAGGCAGCCCAGACGGGAAAACCCGTACTGATCGTCAACCGGGACCCGACCCGAGGCGACCGGCACGCCGCCACCCGCGTCGCGCTCCCCCTCGGCGCGACCCTCGCCTCCCTCGCCGACGGACTGGACATCCCCGTCGACGACCGTACGGCGGATTGA
- a CDS encoding Clp protease N-terminal domain-containing protein produces the protein MLEQSLRIALGRKDNHIDTLHLLLALISRPGTVSEVLSDHGVTYGTAETTLAA, from the coding sequence GTGCTGGAGCAGTCGCTGCGCATCGCGCTGGGCCGCAAGGACAACCACATCGACACCCTGCACCTGCTGCTGGCCCTGATCTCCCGCCCCGGCACCGTCTCCGAGGTCCTGTCGGACCACGGCGTCACCTACGGCACGGCCGAAACCACCCTGGCAGCCTGA